The Engystomops pustulosus chromosome 1, aEngPut4.maternal, whole genome shotgun sequence genome has a window encoding:
- the TTC23L gene encoding tetratricopeptide repeat protein 23-like produces MMSAVPIRIPTDSTFEDLGSLCTTPKTIPSIHEDEERGSLLDYTERSCDSQEAPPQGLKNRALPVDKLSRAQRMADQYITHNEPLKAHRELIRCVALSRVIHGDGHWGLAKAFADLGYSYLTVRGLPLQARQHAESAKNILLRGVDMSKSVEEKREVLGTLVTIYYTLGVSHLLQNNGRESYLSLQKVEKIVEELEELQEKTSVLGKISDKDIALALGRACVLQDKLSLAMNFFEQAVRIVISCDGDSSAELINIYRDMARTEQMKKRHDQAIHYLLQAHSICQAVYKNLSEEAAHTGLLLAKAYAAAGQSDYNENADKYFTESLNVYQVVLGPDDPQTLNTCVEFSKWLIQIGKTQEAHKMLQDAVGSETEYSEIVAEMLSIMGSINLADGKIQKGYRLLKKCLEIQTVVYGSQHQKSRETQNLLTTLQRSGASGE; encoded by the exons ATGATGTCGGCCGTCCCTATACGTATCCCTACTGATTCCACCTTTGAAGATTTGGGATCATTGTGCAC GACCCCGAAGACCATCCCTTCCATACATGAAGACGAGGAACGTGGCAGCCTATTGGACTATACagagaggtcatgtgacagccaagaagctccaccccAAGGCCTGAAGAATCGggcacttcctgtggataaattaTCCAGGGCTCAGAGGATGGCGGATCAGTACATCACACACAACGAG CCGCTCAAGGCGCACAGAGAGTTAATCCGCTGCGTGGCCCTAAGTCGCGTAATCCATGGCGACGGCCACTGGGGGCTCGCTAAGGCCTTCGCTGACCTTGGATACAGTTACCTGACAGTGAGAG GATTACCACTACAAGCCAGACAACATGCCGAATCTGCCAAGAACATCCTGCTGCGAGGGGTGGACATGTCAAAATCTGTGGAAgagaagagagaagtcctgggaACCCTGGTGACCATTTACTATACCCTGGGGGTGTCCCATCTGCTGCAAAACAA TGGAAGGGAATCTTATCTCAGTTTGCAGAAAGTGGAAAAAATTGTAGAAGAACTGGAAGAACTTCAGGAGAAGACGTCTGTCCTTGGCAAAATATCCGACAAAGACATAGCCCTGGCGCTGGGGAG GGCCTGTGTGTTGCAGGACAAGCTGAGCTTAGCTATGAATTTCTTTGAACAAGCTGTAAGGATTGTCATCTCCTGTGATGGGGACAGCTCTGCCGAACTGATAAACATCTACCGGGACATGGCCCGGACTGAGCAAATGAAGAAGAGACACGACCAGGCCATTCACTACCTACTGCAG GCCCATTCTATATGTCAGGCAGTATATAAAAACCTGAGCGAAGAAGCTGCTCACACGGGGCTGCTCCTGGCTAAGGCGTACGCAGCTGCCGGACAGTCTGATTAcaatg AAAATGCTGATAAGTATTTCACGGAGAGTCTGAATGTTTACCAGGTGGTGCTCGGCCCCGATGACCCTCAGACACTGAACACGTGTGTGGAGTTCAGCAAATGGCTCATACAGATCGGTAAAACTCAG GAGGCGCACAAGATGTTACAGGATGCAGTGGGCTCAGAGACGGAGTACAGCGAGATAGTGGCCGAAATGCTTAGTATCATGGGCAGCATAAACCTGGCAGACGGGAAGATACAGAAGGGCTACCGCCTGCTGAAAAAG TGTCTGGAGATCCAGACTGTGGTGTACGGCTCTCAGCACCAGAAGAGCAGAGAAACCCAGAATCTCCTGACCACACTGCAGAG GTCTGGAGCAAGTGGGGAATAA
- the LOC140117673 gene encoding tyrosinase-like codes for MLLPLLILAVAIGDTHGQFPRVCMTKDVLPTKQCCPLWKGSPCGKHAGRGVCKTRHQLELIENDDRLQWPQYYFMSICECNCNFSGFNCGRCKSGHYGENCEKSKVVVRKEIQEMSPQERRRVFSYLNLAKYTMSKDFVILVTGDRHHRDTYRFINATIYDVFAWIHYYSMKPLLLNNDFVKKTSYAHQGPAFPGWHRRLLLFLEEEIQELMGDELFGLPYYDWSHDNTCSVCTEDFMGSNDLQGNIDKSSYFASWGAICSGYFYNDAYCRSAGRGYHVENLLRKPGRDPLTRIPNYQDVMDTLKWEKFDTEPFDKTSNHSFRNVLEGFKNPHNGEDDDENMHNMFHDYIGGTMGQVPISANDPLFILHHAYIDKLYEVWIQKYKATPETYPVNQHLGHGPRECAMPFFPCVKNRDLLQTSTAFGYKYSQMDPYLHPQEQAASSEDTQ; via the exons ATGCTTCTCCCCCTTCTAATATTGGCTGTTGCCATCGGAGACACCCACGGGCAGTTCCCCCGTGTGTGTATGACCAAGGATGTGTTACCAACAAAACAATGTTGTCCTTTATGGAAGGGAAGCCCCTGTGGTAAACATGCCGGTCGTGGGGTGTGCAAAACACGGCACCAGCTGGAGCTCATAGAAAATGATGACCGCCTGCAGTGGCCACAATATTATTTTATGTCGATCTGTGAGTGTAATTGTAACTTTAGTGGATTTAACTGCGGGAGGTGCAAGTCTGGACACTACGGTGAAAACTGTGAGAAAAGTAAAGTGGTGGTCAGAAAAGAGATTCAGGAAATGTCCCCCCAGGAGAGAAGGAGGGTCTTCAGTTACTTGAATCTGGCCAAATACACCATGAGTAAAGACTTTGTCATCCTGGTCACTGGTGACCGACACCACCGTGACACGTACCGATTTATCAACGCCACCATCTACGACGTCTTCGCTTGGATCCATTATTATTCCATGAAGCCGTTATTGCTGAACAACGATTTTGTCAAAAAAACCAGCTATGCCCACCAGGGACCGGCCTTCCCCGGGTGGCATCGGAGGCTGCTCCTCTTCCTGGAGGAGGAGATCCAGGAGTTGATGGGAGATGAGTTATTCGGTCTTCCATATTATGACTGGAGTCATGACAATACATGCAGCGTCTGCACCGAGGACTTCATGGGAAGTAATGACCTACAAGGAAATATCGATAAGTCATCGTACTTCGCTTCCTGGGGG GCAATCTGTAGTGGCTACTTCTACAATGACGCCTACTGCCGCAGTGCCGGGAGGGGTTACCACGTAGAAAACCTGCTCAGAAAACCAGGACGGGACCCGCTCACTCGTATCCCCAACTATCAAGATGTAATGGACACTTTAAAATGGGAGAAGTTTGACACAGAACCATTTGACAAAACATCCAACCACAGTTTCCGGaatgtactggaag GATTCAAAAACCCACATAATGGGGAGGATGACGATGAGAACATGCACAATATGTTCCACGATTATATAGGCGGCACGATGGGGCAGGTGCCAATATCTGCCAATGACCCCTTGTTTATACTACATCATGCCTACATCGATAA GTTATATGAAGTATGGATACAGAAGTACAAAGCAACTCCGGAGACGTATCCAGTAAACCAGCACCTGGGGCATGGACCTAGAGAGTGCGCCATGCCCTTCTTCCCCTGTGTAAAGAATAGGGATCTGCTGCAGACGTCTACAGCCTTTGGATACAAGTACTCACAGATGGATCCGTATCTCCACCCCCAGGAGCAGGCGGCTTCCTCCGAAGACAcacaataa